A window of the Vigna angularis cultivar LongXiaoDou No.4 chromosome 3, ASM1680809v1, whole genome shotgun sequence genome harbors these coding sequences:
- the LOC108326590 gene encoding calcium-binding protein CBP, with protein MSGYPNQPTGYGYGAPPPSQYGAPPPSQYGAPPPSQYGAPPPSQSYGAPPSGQSYGAPSSGQSYSASPYSQPSAPYAAPYSKPPKEGSHSQGSGGGYPPAASYGSPFASLVPSAFPPGTDPSIVACFQIADQDGSGFIDDKELQRALSSYNQSFSLRTVHLLMYHFTNSNVKKIGPKEFTSLFYSLQNWRSIFERFDKDRSGKIDSNELRDALLSLGYAVSPVVLDLLVSKFDKTGGKSKAIEYDNFIECCLTVKGLTDKFKEKDTAYTGSATFSYEAFMLTVLPFLIA; from the exons ATGTCCGGCTACCCTAACCAGCCCACTGGCTACGGCTACGGTGCCCCTCCGCCGTCACAATACGGTGCTCCTCCGCCATCACAATACGGTGCTCCTCCGCCATCACAATACGGTGCTCCTCCGCCGTCGCAATCATACGGCGCCCCTCCGTCCGGCCAGTCCTACGGCGCTCCGTCGTCTGGCCAATCCTACAGCGCATCCCCCTACAGCCAGCCGTCCGCTCCCTACGCGGCTCCTTACAGCAAACCACCGAAGGAGGGGTCCCACTCCCAAGGCAGCGGAGGAGGTTATCCTCCAGCAGCGTCTTACGGGAGCCCGTTCGCGTCGCTGGTTCCGTCGGCCTTTCCGCCGGGCACGGACCCGAGCATAGTGGCGTGCTTCCAGATTGCGGATCAAGACGGAAGCGGCTTCATCGACGACAAAGAATTGCAGAGAGCGTTGTCTTCCTATAACCAAAGCTTCAGCCTCAGGACCGTTCATCTTCTCATGTAtcactttaccaattccaacgTCAAGAAGATAG GACCCAAGGAATTCACATCTCTATTTTACAGTCTGCAGAACTGGAGG TCCATTTTTGAGAGATTTGACAAGGACAGAAGTGGAAAAATCGATTCCAATGAGTTGCGAGATGCTCTATTGAGTTTGGGTTATGCTGTTTCTCCTGTAGTATTGGATTTGCTGGTTTCAAAGTTTGACAAAACTGGGGGAAAAAGCAAGGCTATAGAATATGACAACTTCATCGA GTGTTGTCTTACTGTTAAG GGACTAACTGATAAATTCAAGGAGAAAGATACTGCGTATACGGGCTCTGCAACCTTCTCCTATGAAGCCTTTATGCTGACAGTCCTGCCATTCCTAATAGCCTAG
- the LOC108324440 gene encoding uncharacterized protein LOC108324440, producing the protein MCVDYRDLNRASPKDNFPLPHIDALVDNTAKYSLFSFMDGFSGYNQIKMAPEDMEKTTFITLWGTFCYKVMSFGLKNAGATYQRAMVTLFHDMMHKEIEVYVDDMIAKSESEEEHVLNLKKLFERLRKYKLRLNPAKCTFGVKSGKLLGFMVSKKGIEVDPDKVQAISEMPAPSTEKEVRGFLGRLNYIARFISQLTATCEPMFKLLRKNQVMVWNEDCQAAFEKIKQYLQDPPVLRPPEPGRPLILYLTVLERSMGCVLGQYDEAGKREHAIYYLSKKFTDCEQRYSSLERTCCALAWAAHRLRQYMLSHSTLLISKMDPIKFIFEKPALTGRIARWQVLLSEYDIVYVTQKSVKGSAVAEYLAHQPISDYQPMQPEFPDEGIMTLFEEGGKNRDEETWILLFDGASNMMGHGIGAVLISPKQQYMPMTSRLCFDCTNNIAEYEACAMGIRAAIEFKVKILEVYGDSALVINQLKGEWETRDSKLIPYQAYIKGLMECFDFITFNHIPREDNQLADALATLSSMFEVDPNTELPVIEMKSHAEPAYCQFIKEEVDGKPWYFDIKHYLKTQEYPEKASENDKRSLRRLAGSFILSGDILYKRNHDMILLRCVDTKEAKLILKEVHEGTFGTHMNGHSMARKILRAGYFWLTMENDCCTHVRRCEKCQMHADNINVSPTTLNVLSAPWPFSMWGIDVIGAIEPKASNGHRFILVAIDYFTKWVEAVSYANVTRKVVTRFIKRELICRYGLPNKIITDNATNLNNRMMAELCEEFKIHHLNSSPYRPKMNGAVEAANKNIKKIVQKMVVTYKDWHEMLPFALHGYRTSVRTSTGATPFSLVYGMEAVLPFEVEIPSLRILLETQLEEAEWVQARFDQLNLIEEKRLTAVCHGQLYQRRMKKAFDKKVHPREFHEGELVLKKILPIQRDLRGKWTPNYEGPFVVKKAFSGGALILTRMDGEELPLPVNSDAVKKFYA; encoded by the coding sequence ATGTGTGTCGACTATCGTGATTTGAATCGTGCAAGTCCGAAGGATAACTTCCCGTTACCACACATCGACGCTTTAGTTGACAATACAGCCAAGTACTCACTATTTTCGTTCATGGATGGTTTCTCGGGGTATAATCAGATTAAGATGGCGCCTGAGGACATGGAAAAGACGACCTTCATCACGTTGTGGGGGACCTTTTGTTATAAGGTAATGTCTTTTGGGCTCAAGAATGCCGGGGCAACATATCAAAGGGCGATGGTGACACTTTTTCATGATATGATGCACAAGGAGATCGAggtttatgtggatgatatgattgCAAAGTCTGAATCAGAAGAAGAACATGTCCTCAACttgaagaaattatttgagAGATTGAGAAAGTATAAACTCAGGTTAAACCCTGCCAAATGCACATTTGGAGTGAAATCCGGGAAGTTGTTGGGCTTCATGGTTAGCAAAAAGGGGATAGAAGTGGATCCTGACAAAGTGCAAGCGATATCAGAAATGCCTGCGCCTAGCACAGAGAAGGAGGTTCGCGGTTTTCTGGGTAGATTGAACTACATTGCTAGATTCATCTCCCAATTAACCGCTACCTGCGAACCAATGTTCAAGTTGCTACGAAAGAATCAGGTTATGGTTTGGAACGAGGATTGTCAAGCCGCTtttgaaaaaatcaaacaataccTGCAAGACCCACCTGTATTGCGTCCGCCCGAGCCAGGAAGACCACTCATTTTGTACTTAACTGTATTGGAAAGGTCAATGGGTTGTGTATTGGGTCAATATGATGAAGCTGGAAAAAGGGAGCATGCGATATATTACTTGAGCAAGAAATTCACAGACTGCGAACAACGATATTCATCGTTAGAGCGAACTTGTTGTGCATTGGCATGGGCCGCTCATCGCCTAAGGCAATACATGTTGAGTCACTCTACGTTGTTGATATCCAAGATGGATCCTATCaagtttatttttgaaaagccCGCTCTCACTGGAAGGATAGCTCGGTGGCAGGTGCTATTGTCAGAGTATGACATCGTATACGTCACTCAGAAATCCGTCAAAGGTAGTGCAGTAGCAGAATACCTGGCGCATCAACCCATCAGTGATTATCAGCCAATGCAACCCGAGTTTCCTGATGAGGGTATCATGACTCTATTCGAAGAAGGCGGGAAAAACCGAGACGAAGAAACATGGATATTACTATTTGATGGAGCGTCGAATATGATGGGGCATGGCATAGGGGCAGTATTAATCTCTCCAAAGCAGCAGTATATGCCCATGACATCAAGGCTGTGTTTTGATTGCACGAATAACATTGCAGAATATGAGGCCTGCGCTATGGGTATTCGGGCGGCAATAGAGTTCAAAGTGAAAATTCTGGAAGTATATGGAGATTCAGCTTTAGTCATCAACCAGTTGAAGGGAGAGTGGGAAACAAGAGACTCAAAATTAATCCCCTACCAGGCATACATCAAAGGATTAATGGAGTGCTTCGACTTCATCACATTTAACCACATACCACGGGAAGATAACCAGTTAGCAGACGCGTTGGCTACTTTGTCATCCATGTTTGAGGTTGACCCGAATACAGAATTACCAGTGATTGAAATGAAGAGCCATGCGGAGCCAGCATATTGCCAGTTCATCAAGGAGGAGGTGGATGGTAAACCTTGGTACTTCGATATCAAGCACTATCTTAAGACCCAAGAATATCCTGAAAAAGCATCTGAAAACGATAAAAGGTCGTTACGAAGGTTGGCtggtagttttattttaagtgggGACATTTTATACAAGAGAAATCATGACATGATTCTCCTCAGATGTGTAGATACAAAAGAGGCCAAATTGATATTGAAAGAAGTACACGAAGGTACATTCGGCACCCACATGAATGGGCACTCAATGGCTAGGAAGATCCTGAGAGCTGGTTACTTCTGGTTAACCATGGAAAATGATTGTTGTACACATGTAAGGAGGTGCGAGAAATGTCAGATGCATGCAGACAATATCAATGTATCGCCCACGACTTTGAATGTGTTGTCTGCACCATGGCCGTTTTCAATGTGGGGGATAGATGTTATTGGAGCTATAGAGCCAAAAGCGTCAAATGGACACCGTTTCATACTGGTCGCAATCGATTACTTTACCAAGTGGGTCGAAGCCGTTTCTTATGCCAACGTGACTAGAAAGGTGGTGACCAGATTCATAAAAAGGGAATTGATCTGCAGATATGGGCTGCCTAACAAGATCATCACTGATAACGCTACCAACCTGAACAACCGGATGATGGCAGAATTATGCGAGgagttcaaaattcatcatcttaATTCTTCTCCTTACCGTCCAAAAATGAATGGGGCAGTAGAAGCTGCTAATAAGAATATCAAGAAGATCGTGCAAAAGATGGTGGTCACCTACAAGGATTGGCATGAAATGCTTCCCTTTGCTTTACATGGATATCGTACTTCAGTACGAACGTCCACTGGTGCAACACCTTTCTCGCTGGTGTATGGGATGGAAGCAGTGCTTCCATTTGAGGTGGAAATCCCATCTCTACGAATTTTATTGGAAACCCAATTGGAGGAAGCTGAGTGGGTTCAAGCTCGGTTTGACCAACTCAATCTCATCGAAGAGAAGAGACTGACAGCGGTGTGCCACGGGCAATTGTatcaaagaagaatgaaaaaggcTTTCGACAAAAAAGTACATCCAAGGGAATTCCATGAAGGCGAGCTGGTGTTAAAGAAGATATTGCCCATACAAAGGGATCTAAGAGGCAAATGGACCCCAAATTATGAAGGGCCATTCGTGGTAAAGAAGGCATTCTCTGGAGGGGCACTAATCCTCACAAGGATGGACGGAGAGGAGTTACCTTTGCCAGTTAATTCGGATGCGGTAAAAAAGTTTTACGCATGA
- the LOC108324441 gene encoding uncharacterized protein LOC108324441, with the protein MESWEESQESIKAEMSQLKDQVGQILVALESLKATGESSSTLVGGNAHFYPPFFNATSQSIPFPSYGLPSGYTPPIGEYLEGGHVSFPIPTAVDIPPVTTHGPTSVSAPLISTQTNEPVTVEGTRMTTIPHMIVNHDSSARAASQTAARAGTDISNSAKNRLEILEEKMRAIEGMKNYEFGNVARLSLVPGVKIPYKFKAPEFEKYKGDTCPKIHLAMYCRKMAAYAYDDQLLIHVFQDSLVGVALNWYTHLEPSRIHCWADLADAFVKRYIYNTHVAPDRLQLQNMGKKDNETFKEYAQRWRELAKQVEPPLFEKEMVAMFVNTLQPPFYEYMVGNVSANFADVVIIGERIEIGVKSGKIASGPSTMENSKKKPSFNPGKKKEGDVHATLAMPVWRGQAPSHNYRPYLGQPPYSANAAFAHPIRPQQQQGFYQSQPIISNAWRTGPSANPNPNAGQGGYPGRTQERNFVHFTPIPMTYTELLPHLVKRGLVAICPMIPLQPPYPRGYDADAKCSYHGEGVGHSTERCMAFKHKVHALINAGWLKFQEDKPSIDTNPLSGHGNASTNAIEVKKHELIRDASKIRSSRRFIFKELLKLGFLNGDYDLERACGLHPCTEHSIEECVEFEKFLQDLLDRNLMQVCYEDKHEEVFAQTGMEPDVALPEPLIIRFTRTTPTPVIQGRSPVVIHTPVPFPYKSEKAVPWRYGTHVVDEG; encoded by the coding sequence ATGGAAAGCTGGGAAGAGTCGCAAGAATCCATCAAAGCTGAAATGAGCCAGTTGAAAGACCAGGTTGGCCAAATCTTGGTTGCTCTTGAATCCCTGAAGGCTACTGGAGAGTCTTCATCTACACTGGTTGGCGGGAATGCCCATTTTTATCCCCCATTTTTCAATGCTACGAGCCAATCGATTCCTTTCCCGTCGTATGGGTTACCCTCGGGATATACTCCTCCCATAGGAGAATATTTGGAAGGGGGGCACGTGTCGTTTCCCATTCCCACAGCTGTTGATATCCCACCAGTCACCACTCATGGACCTACCTCTGTGTCAGCTCCCTTGATAAGTACTCAAACGAATGAACCAGTCACAGTTGAAGGAACACGAATGACTACGATACCGCATATGATTGTTAACCACGATTCTTCAGCAAGAGCCGCCTCACAAACCGCGGCGCGTGCAGGGACCGACATCAGTAACAGTGCTAAAAACAGACTGGAGATTCTGGAGGAAAAAATGAGGGCTATTGAAGGGATGAAAAATTATGAGTTCGGAAATGTTGCAAGACTAAGCTTGGTTCCTGGAGTAAAAATACCGTATAAGTTCAAGGCGCCAGAGTTCGAGAAGTACAAGGGTGATACATGCCCTAAAATCCATCTGGCCATGTATTGCAGAAAAATGGCTGCGTACGCATATGACGACCAGTTACTCATCCATGTTTTCCAAGACAGTTTGGTTGGGGTAGCATTAAACTGGTATACCCACTTGGAGCCCTCTCGAATCCATTGTTGGGCAGATCTAGCCGACGCCTTTGTAAAACGGTATATATACAACACGCATGTAGCACCGGACCGTCTGCAATTACAGAATATGGGAAAGAAAGACAATGAGACCTTCAAGGAATATGCCCAACGGTGGAGAGAATTGGCCAAACAAGTGGAGCCGCctttgtttgaaaaagaaatggtGGCAATGTTCGTAAATACGCTTCAGCCAccattttatgaatatatggTGGGGAATGTGTCCGCCAATTTCGCTGACGTCGTCATAATTGGCGAGAGGATAGAGATTGGGGTGAAGAGCGGGAAGATTGCAAGTGGTCCATCTACGATGGAGAACTCTAAAAAGAAGCCTTCTTTCAATccaggaaagaaaaaagagggaGACGTGCATGCAACATTGGCAATGCCTGTGTGGAGAGGTCAGGCTCCTTCTCACAATTATAGACCATACTTGGGCCAACCTCCATATTCAGCCAATGCGGCTTTTGCTCATCCAATTaggcctcaacaacaacaaggATTCTACCAATCACAACCCATCATAAGCAATGCTTGGAGGACTGGGCCAAGTGCAAATCCAAATCCGAATGCAGGTCAAGGCGGTTATCCGGGAAGAACCCAGGAAAgaaactttgtccacttcaccCCTATCCCCATGACTTATACTGAATTATTACCTCACCTCGTCAAAAGGGGTCTGGTTGCTATATGTCCAATGATACCCCTGCAGCCTCCATACCCTAGGGGTTATGATGCAGATGCCAAGTGTAGTTATCATGGGGAAGGCGTGGGTCACTCAACTGAGAGGTGTATGGCCTTCAAACATAAAGTGCATGCCCTGATTAACGCTGGGTGGCTAAAATTCCAAGAGGATAAACCTAGCATTGATACTAATCCGTTATCTGGACATGGTAATGCCTCGACAAATGCCATTGAAGTTAAGAAGCATGAACTGATAAGGGATGCAAGTAAGATCCGAAGTTCCAGAAGGTTTATTTTCAAGGAATTATTAAAGTTGGGATTTTTAAACGGGGATTATGATTTGGAAAGAGCATGTGGACTCCATCCATGCACGGAACACTCTATCGAGGAATGCGTTGAATTCGAAAAGTTCCTACAAGATCTGCTTGATAGGAATTTGATGCAAGTGTGCTATGAAGACAAGCACGAGGAGGTGTTTGCACAAACTGGTATGGAGCCAGATGTAGCTTTGCCAGAGCCGTTGATAATCCGCTTCACTCGAACCACCCCTACACCAGTAATTCAAGGAAGATCACCTGTTGTCATCCATACACCAGTTCCTTTTCCTTACAAAAGCGAGAAAGCTGTCCCTTGGAGGTATGGGACACATGTAGTTGACGAAGGATAG